The genome window TTCAGCTTGCAACTGATCAGAAGTCTCAACATATGTGAAAGCCTCCACAAAATGCCTATACATTTCTGTGTTTGGTGGGAAGGCGTATCCTTTTAGCAACTCTCTTCGAGCATAGAGGCGAATAAGAGTCTTAACCTCTTCCTGAATTCGCTCTTTCGTTCTTTCCAGGCTCTTTTTCCATCGCGTTCCGCGTAAGGAATCGAGAACAGCATCTGCCGTTGCTTCTTCGTGCAAAGGAGAAATTTTATGAACCTGCACAAATGGAACAAGTAGTCTTTGCTTATTTGCAAATTCAAGAACAAGAGAATCAAGCTTCTCTTCCCCTGAAATTATCTCCTCAACACCTCTATAAACAGCAACTCCATAATCTTCGTGGATAACTAATTGGTTCTCTATTAATCTTTCTTTCCAATCGAGTGGGAGGGCTCGCCAGGGTTTAGCGCTTCTTGATACGGTAACACCTGCTATCTCATAATCTGATATCCATACCTCTTTACGAGATACATCTATAAAACCTTTGGAGAGAGCTCCTTTATGAAAGATGACATGCGATTGTATTTCTTTATCATTTTGTAGCGATGTCCCAGAAGAAACAATATGAATAGAATATAACTCTTTACGCCAATATGTACATGTCCACTTAAACTTTTCTATATCCCCTCGAAAGTGAGGACATTCTTGTATATCAAACGACTCTTCAGAACGAGCAATAGTCGTACTAATTCTAACTTTAGATTTTGCAGATAAAGTAGAAATGACAAAATCAGGCCATGATGGTAAAGATGGGATATCCCCTTCATGTCGAAGATCTTCCCACAACCATCGATATGATTCAGCTTTATTTTCTATGAGAGAAGGCTCGAAAAGAATAACTTTGCACGAGGAGGGGAGGATATCTTCCAACACCTTTTTTCTAGCTGTCTTTATACTATGAATTTCAATCTCTTCAAGTTCAGAAACGCTTGTTTGACTCTGAGGGTGGAAAGAGCGAATACTCTCTATTTCCTCATCGAAAAACTCAACCCGGATGGGCAAAGCATATGCCGGATCATAAATATCAACGATAAATCCCCTCACGACATACTGTCCTGGACTCCAGACAAGATCAACTCGCTCATATCCAGCATTTTCCAACCATGAAAGAAGGCGGCTACGAATATAATTCGAATTTCGTTTCAAATGGAATAGTCCGTCTCCTATAAGGAAAGGAGAGAGCAAGCCACCAGGAGTTGTGGCCAGTATTCCGCCCTTTTTCTCCCACGAAGATAAAACCTCTCCCCGTTGAAGATAGAGAGGTTTATTGCGTATCCCCTCTACTGTCAATGGCAATTCATATAAAAGTTCTGCACTTTCGCCTTGCCAAAGGTTTTCGTAATCTGAGATAAAATCTTCAGCCTGTCTTTGATCAGGCAGCACAACAAGAAGAGGTGGCGTATTACGACCAACAACCCATGCACGAGAAGCTCCATCTATAGGAAGATGGATATGTCCACCCTTTTTCCAAAGATATTCTTTAATATTCCAAAGTAATCCTTCTGGTTCTTTTTTCTCCATATTTGATAATTTTATAAGTATCAATCCTTGTTATCATAATAAAAATGGCGAGACATCGGTCTCGCCATTTAATTATCATCTTTCCCTGTCCGTTCCTTCTTAGCATTAATCAGGCTCATAGCTGATTGAATTTCTTCTTTAAGCCACAGCTCTACTGCATTTACAGCCTCATCCAAAACGTCAGGAAGTAAAGATCGCTCTTCTGACGGGAAGGTTCCGATTACCCAGGATATCATGTCTCTCCCCATGGGAACAGCACCGACTCCTACCCTAAGACGCGGAACGTTCAATGTTTGAAGAGCTCCTAAAATTGATGCAAGGCCATTATGTCCACCCGCAGAACCTTTTGTTCTCAATCGCAATTTTCCAAAAGGAAGCGCAACATCATCACTTACCACGAGTACATCTTCAGGCTCAATTTTGTAAAATCTACAAACCTGCCCAACAGATTTACCACTAAGATTCATGTAGGTAAGAGGTTTCAAGAAAATACATTTTTCGCCACAGATGAACTCAGGGCCCCATACCATACCATCAAATTTCAAAGAAGGAGCACCTAGCGAATGAGAATCAATAAAACGATCGAGAATCATCCAGCCTACGTTATGACGAGTTAAAGCGTATTCAACGCCAGGATTACCAAGACCTACAATAAGTCGCAAGAGAAACTACTCCTCTTCTTCCTCCTTGGCCTTTCCTTTCGCCACGACCTCTACTTCTCCAGCTGCGGTTTCCTCTTCTTCTTCCTCAGTCTCAGTTTCAATCTGAGGTAATGCGACAGAAACTACCATCTCTTCCGGATCAATAACAATCTCAGCACTCTCAGGAAGTGAAAGGTCTTTGACTAAGAAACTATCGCCAACTTTCAAGCCAGAAACATTAAGAACCACAGAATCTGGAATCTCTATTGGCAATACGTCCATTTCAATTTCATACAATGTCTGTTCAAGAACAGCTCCCTGTTTAAGAGCAGCGCAAGCCTCTTTACCTTCAAGCAAGACAGGAACATTAACAGCAACCTTACGTCCCTTAACAAGCTGGATAAAATCAATGTGCATTACATCTTGGGTAATAATATTCTTCTGCACTTCTCTCATGAGGCACATTTCTTCCTTACCGTCGGGAAGGGTTGCAAGAATACGAATAGTCTCCCAGTGACCGGAACGAATCAATGGTGCCACTTCTGAAACCTTCACTTTTGCAGTAATAGAATCCTTATATTCGGGACCATAAAATACTGCTGGGACATAGCCGGTGGGTCTCAGCTTCTTGACGGCTTCTTTCCCCTTCTCACTTCTCTCTTCAAGAGCTATCTTTACGAACTCAGCCATCTACAAACATCCTCCTTTTAGAAAAACAAATGCTACCGAAAGCACATTATTAACTGAATAAACTGCTAACGGATCTGTCACTGTGCACTCGAGCTATTGCTTCCGCAAATAACGGAGCAATAGATAGCTGTGTAATTTTATCCAACTTTTTGTTTTCAGGCAATGGAATTGTGTCAGCTAAAATAACACTATCTATATCAGCTTTTTCCAGCCTCTCAATAGCTGGCCCGGAAAGAACTCCATGAGTTGCACAAGCATAAACTTTCTGAGCTCCACGCTCTTTTAAAGCAGCAGCTGCATTACAGATAGTTCCTGCAGTATCTATGATATCGTCAATGAGTATGGCTACTTTACCTTCTACATCTCCTATAATTTCCATTACTTCGCAAAGATTAGCCACGTCATGGGAACGACGTTTATCTACTATAGCAAGATCAGCATTTAAAGTTACAGCAAAACGACGTGCGCGAACAACTCCACCTACATCAGGAGCGACTACGACCACTTCGTCTCTTTTTATCTCACTGGGGAAGTTTTCCTTGAAATAATTCGCCAAAAGAGGAACCCCTGTCAAATGATCAACGGGAATATCGAAAAAGCCCTGAATCTGTCCTGCATGTAAATCTGCAGTTATCAGACGAGAAGCTCCACTATGTTCCATAAGATTTGCTACAAGTTTGGCAGATATTGGATCTCTTGCCTTTGTCTTTCGATCTTGCCGAGCATATCCAAAATACGGAGTTACGACATTGATTCGATAGGCAGATGCACGCTTTAAAGCATCAAGCATAATAAAAAGCTGCATAAGATGCTCATTAACGGGATTACATGTAGGTTGCACCACATAAACATCTGCTCCGCGTACACTTTCTTCAATAGAAAGCCCTAGCTCTCCATCGGAAAAGCGAAAATGTTTAGCACGGGATAATTCCACACCCAGTTCCGCGCAAATTCTTTTGGCGAATTCCGGATGGGCTGTTCCCGAAAAAATCTTCAGTTCCCTGGAACTGGAACCCATCACTCCTTACCCCCTTCTTGATTGCTGCCTTTGCGGCGCAAAACCCAGCCCTCTATATTTTTCTGTCTGGCTCGAGCAATGGCAAGGGCCCCTTCAGGAACGTCATCGGTTATAACAGATCCTGCTGCTGTAAAGGAGTCATCACCAAGAGACACTGGCGCAACAAGCATGGTATCGCTTCCTACAAAGCACCTATCACCAATGTGTGTTGGATTTTTCGCAACACCATCGTAATTACAAGTTATTGTTCCTGCACCTATGTTCACATGGTTGCCAATGGTTGCATCTCCTATATAAGACAGATGCGGAACCTTGCTTCCTGAACCAATTGAGCTTTTTTTAATTTCCACAAATTTACCAACAAAGGCTCCTTCTCCTATATGAGCATTATCTCTTATAAAGGAGAATGGACCAATTGTAGCATGGTCTTCTATTTCACTTGCAATTATAGAAACAAAATTAATAATATCAACACTTTTACCTATTACAGTATTGCGAACAAGAGAATGACTCCCTATGTGAGTACCGTCACCTATTTCAGTATTCCCATAAAGTTGAACGAAAGGATCAAGCCATATATCTCCCTCTAGCCTGACCCGAGGTCCGATGAAAACAGAAGAAGGATCAGCACATTTTACACCCTGGCTCATCCAATGATTTAAAATTCTTTGCTTCAAAATAGAAGTAGCTTCAGCAAGCTGAAGAGGGCTGTTAACCCCTTGAAAATCTGTACCGTTATCAAAACAAAGAGCCTCTACGCTCTTGCCCTGCTCATACATAAGCCCAACAACATCAGGCAAATAATACTCCCCCTGCACATTATCGTTAGCAAGAGAGTCAATATTTGAAAGGAGATCGGGAGTTCTGAAAATATATATGCCGCTATTCACTTCCCGTATTTTTTTCTGTTCTTCTGAGGCATCTTTTTCTTCCACGATAGAAAGTGCGTTTGAATCTCTTACTACTCGACCATACCCTGCAGGAGTCTCTGTAATAAAACTAGCGAAAGTACAAGAAGCTGGGGAATCTATATGCGCTTTGACCAAATCAATAAGAATTTCACTCTTTAGGAGAGGTGCATCACCAGGAATAACAAGAATATCTGAAAAAGAGTTCCACCATTCCTTCGATATTTGCACGGCATGCCCTGTTCCTAACTGGTCATGCTGCCATATCACCCGAACTTCAGGACTCATGGCACTTATATAAGTCTGCACAGCATCTCCGCCATGACCAATAACTACTGCTCTATTCTCCAAACCAGCCGCTAGAGCTGCCTGAAGAGGATAAAAAAGGAGGGGCTCTTCAAGAACAGGCTGAAGAACTTTTGGGAGGTTAC of Aminobacterium sp. MB27-C1 contains these proteins:
- the glmU gene encoding bifunctional UDP-N-acetylglucosamine diphosphorylase/glucosamine-1-phosphate N-acetyltransferase GlmU, with product MFDRRTVGVLILAAGKGTRMKSNLPKVLQPVLEEPLLFYPLQAALAAGLENRAVVIGHGGDAVQTYISAMSPEVRVIWQHDQLGTGHAVQISKEWWNSFSDILVIPGDAPLLKSEILIDLVKAHIDSPASCTFASFITETPAGYGRVVRDSNALSIVEEKDASEEQKKIREVNSGIYIFRTPDLLSNIDSLANDNVQGEYYLPDVVGLMYEQGKSVEALCFDNGTDFQGVNSPLQLAEATSILKQRILNHWMSQGVKCADPSSVFIGPRVRLEGDIWLDPFVQLYGNTEIGDGTHIGSHSLVRNTVIGKSVDIINFVSIIASEIEDHATIGPFSFIRDNAHIGEGAFVGKFVEIKKSSIGSGSKVPHLSYIGDATIGNHVNIGAGTITCNYDGVAKNPTHIGDRCFVGSDTMLVAPVSLGDDSFTAAGSVITDDVPEGALAIARARQKNIEGWVLRRKGSNQEGGKE
- a CDS encoding 50S ribosomal protein L25, with translation MAEFVKIALEERSEKGKEAVKKLRPTGYVPAVFYGPEYKDSITAKVKVSEVAPLIRSGHWETIRILATLPDGKEEMCLMREVQKNIITQDVMHIDFIQLVKGRKVAVNVPVLLEGKEACAALKQGAVLEQTLYEIEMDVLPIEIPDSVVLNVSGLKVGDSFLVKDLSLPESAEIVIDPEEMVVSVALPQIETETEEEEEETAAGEVEVVAKGKAKEEEEE
- the pth gene encoding aminoacyl-tRNA hydrolase, translated to MRLIVGLGNPGVEYALTRHNVGWMILDRFIDSHSLGAPSLKFDGMVWGPEFICGEKCIFLKPLTYMNLSGKSVGQVCRFYKIEPEDVLVVSDDVALPFGKLRLRTKGSAGGHNGLASILGALQTLNVPRLRVGVGAVPMGRDMISWVIGTFPSEERSLLPDVLDEAVNAVELWLKEEIQSAMSLINAKKERTGKDDN
- a CDS encoding ribose-phosphate pyrophosphokinase, with the protein product MGSSSRELKIFSGTAHPEFAKRICAELGVELSRAKHFRFSDGELGLSIEESVRGADVYVVQPTCNPVNEHLMQLFIMLDALKRASAYRINVVTPYFGYARQDRKTKARDPISAKLVANLMEHSGASRLITADLHAGQIQGFFDIPVDHLTGVPLLANYFKENFPSEIKRDEVVVVAPDVGGVVRARRFAVTLNADLAIVDKRRSHDVANLCEVMEIIGDVEGKVAILIDDIIDTAGTICNAAAALKERGAQKVYACATHGVLSGPAIERLEKADIDSVILADTIPLPENKKLDKITQLSIAPLFAEAIARVHSDRSVSSLFS